Proteins encoded together in one Ictidomys tridecemlineatus isolate mIctTri1 chromosome 3, mIctTri1.hap1, whole genome shotgun sequence window:
- the Mrpl10 gene encoding large ribosomal subunit protein uL10m, with product MAAAAAGMLRGGLLPQAGRLPTLQTVRYGSKAVTRHRRVMHFERQKLMAVTEYIPPKPAINPRCLPPPPSPPKEETGLIRLLRREIAAVFRDNRMIAVCQNVALSAEDKLAIRHQLRKHKIFMKVFPNEVLKPFLEDSKYQNLLPLFVGHNMLLVSEEPKVKEMVRILKGVPFLPLLGGCIDDTILSRQGFINYTKLPSLSLLQGELVGGLAFLMAQTHFLLQHQPVQLTALLGQHVRQQQEGDSSTLATGKPDPPDPVPDS from the exons ATGGCTGCGGCTGCAGCTGGAATGCTGCGAGGGGGTCTCCTGCCCCAGGCGG GCCGGCTGCCCACCCTCCAGACTGTCCGCTATGGCTCAAAGGCCGTAACCCGCCACCGTCGTGTGATGCACTTTGAACGTCAGAAGCTGATGGCTGTGACTGAGTATATTCCCCCCAAACCTGCCATCAATCCAAGGTGCCTGccacctccccccagccctcccaaGGAG GAAACAGGCCTCATCCGGCTCCTCCGTCGGGAGATAGCAGCAGTTTTCCGAGACAACCGAATGATAGCCGTCTGCCAAAATGTGGCCCTGAGTGCAGAGGACAAACTTGCCATACGGCACCAGCTGCGGAAACACAAGATCTTCATGAAAGTCTTTCCCAATGAG GTCCTGAAACCCTTTCTGGAAGATTCCAAGTACCAAAATCTGTTGCCCCTTTTTGTGGGACACAACATGTTGCTGGTCAGCGAAGAGCCCAAGGTCAAGGAGATGGTGCGCATCTTAAAGGGTGTGCCTTTCCTACCACTGCTAG GTGGCTGCATCGATGATACCATTCTCAGCAGACAGGGCTTCATCAACTACACCAAACTGCCCAGTCTGTCCCTGCTGCAAGGGGAGCTGGTAGGAGGGCTTGCCTTCCTCATGGCCCAGACTCACTTCTTGCTTCAGCACCAGCCCGTCCAGCTGACGGCCCTGTTGGGTCAGCATGTCAGACAGCAGCAAGAGGGGGACTCTTCCACTTTGGCCACTGGGAAGCCTGATCCTCCTGACCCTGTTCCGGACTCCTAG
- the Lrrc46 gene encoding leucine-rich repeat-containing protein 46: MPGAKLAQSPEEKDVYITEALITERNLTYPEDEDLSEKMFHTLAELQIVRLDREGITTIKNLESLQNLHSLYLQANKIQRIENLACIPSLRFLSLAGNRIRHVENLLNLPYLQFLDLSENLIETLKPDELPQSLLILNLTGNSCTKQKCYREMVLGALPLLLDLDGQPVSERWASDEEDKASDGDDEFPELSGPFCSERGFLKELEQLSRHQERRQQEALTEHLLRMEIQPTLTELPLQHGVPEAGESSPSVTPEQGKESPPEAASSLQASSPTKKPCTLVPRAQPSSVQARKGAPAAAAPKASLVGSLSTTKTATKNTKK; encoded by the exons ATGCCTGGGG CTAAACTTGCCCAGAGTCCAGAGGAAAAGGATGTCTACATTACTGAGGCCCTTATTACTGAGCGGAACTTGACCTACCCTGAGGATGAAGATCTGTCAGAGAAGAT GTTTCACACCCTTGCTGAGCTGCAGATTGTCCGCCTGGACCGAGAGGGGATTACCACTATCAAGAACTTAGAGAGTCTCCAGAATCTTCACAGTCTTTATCTACAAGCG AATAAGATCCAGCGAATTGAGAACCTGGCTTGCATACCCTCCTTGCG TTTCTTGTCTCTAGCAGGAAACAGAATCAGGCACGTGGAAAACCTCCTCAACCTCCCATACCTCCAGTTTCTGGACCTCTCTGAGAACCTGATAGAAACGCTGAAGCCGG ATGAGCTCCCCCAGAGCCTTCTCATCCTCAACTTGACTGGCAACAGCTGTACCAAGCAAAAGTGCTACAG GGAGATGGTGCTAGGAGCCCTGCCACTGCTCCTGGACCTGGATGGGCAGCCTGTGTCGGAGCGCTGGGCCTCAGATGAGGAGGACAAAGCCTCTGATGGTGACGATGAGTTCCCGGAGCTGAGTGGCCCATTCTGTTCAGAGCGAG GCTTCCTCAAGGAGCTGGAGCAGCTGAGCAGACACCAGGAGCGCAGGCAGCAGGAGGCCCTGACAGAGCACCTTCTGAGGATGGAGATCCAGCCCACCCTTACTGAGCTGCCCCTGCAGCACGGGGTGCCCGAGGCTGGGGAGAGCAGCCCTTCTGTCACTCCAGAGCAAGGAAAGGAGTCACCCCCTGAGGCTGCCTCTTCACTCCAAGCCTCATCTCCCACCAAGAAACCATGCACTCTGGTTCCCAGGGCCCAGCCAAGCTCTGTCCAGGCAAGGAAGGgggccccagcagcagcagcccccaaAGCCTCTCTGGTTGGGTCCCTTAGCACAACCAAAACTGCAACCAAAAATACCAAGAAGTGA
- the Scrn2 gene encoding secernin-2 isoform X1 has translation MSSSIHDTPCSCDCLVSMPPASAIQAVIFAKNSDRPRDEVQEVVFVPAGTHPPGSRLQCTYIEVEQVSKTHAVILSRPSWLWGAEMGANEHGVCIGNEAVWTKEPVGEGEALLGMDLLRLALERGSTAQEALHVITGLLECYGQGGSCREDPMPFCYHNTFLLADRTEAWVLETAGRLWAAQRIQAGARNISNQLSIGTDISAEHPELRSHAQAQGWWSGQGAFDFAQVFSLTQQPVRMEAAKARFRAGRELLQKWQGNITAEVMMGILRNKESGICMDSGGFRTTASMVSILPRDPTRPCVHFLTATPDPSRSVFKPFIFGVGATQAPQVLSPTFGAQDPVRTLPRFQTQVDRRHMLYRGQQVALGLMESEQQEQGQQLRQKQRDLEQEGLEAAQGLLAGEQTPAHQELGGLFQAFVERESQAYTELST, from the exons ATGTCGTCCTCAATCCATGACACCCCTTGTTCCTGCGACTGCTTGGTCTCCATGCCTCCGGCCTCTGCCATTCAGGCTGTGATCTTTGCAAAGAACTCAGACAGACCCCGGGACGAGGTGCAGGAGGTGGTGTTTGTACCAGCAGGCACTCACCCCCCTGGGAGCCGGCTCCAG TGCACCTACATTGAGGTGGAACAGGTGTCGAAGACACATGCTGTGATTCTGAGTCGTCCTTCTTGGCTGTGGGGAGCTGAGATGGGTGCCAATGAGCATGGTGTCTGCATTGGCAACGAAGCTGTGTGGACCAAGGAGCCAGTTGGGGAGGGGGAAGCCCTGCTGGGCATGGACCTGCTCAG GCTGGCTTTAGAACGGGGCAGCACTGCCCAGGAGGCCCTGCATGTGATCACAGGCTTGCTGGAGTGCTATGGGCAGGGGGGCAGCTGCCGGGAGGACCCCATGCCATTCTGCTACCACAACACTTTTCTACTGGCTGACCGGACTGAGGCATGGGTGCTGGAGACAGCTGGGAGACTGTGGGCTGCACAGAGGATCCAGG CGGGTGCTCGAAACATCTCCAACCAGCTGAGCATTGGCACGGACATCTCAGCTGAACATCCAGAACTTCGGAGCCatgcccaggcccagggctggtggAGTGGGCAGGGCGCCTTTGACTTTGCTCAGGTCTTCTCTCTGACCCAGCAGCCTGTGCGCATGGAGGCTGCCAAGGCCCGCTTCCGGGCTGGGCGGGAACTGCTACAGAAATGGCAAG GGAACATCACAGCAGAGGTGATGATGGGCATTCTCAGAAACAAAGAGAGTGGCATTTGTATGGACTCTGGAGGCTTCCGAACCACAGCCAGCATGGTGTCCATCCTGCCTCGGGATCCCACGCGGCCCTGTGTCCACTTCCTCACAGCCACACCAGACCCGTCCAG GTCAGTGTTCAAACCTTTCATCTTTGGGGTGGGGGCGACTCAGGCCCCCCAGGTGCTGTCCCCCACTTTTGGAGCACAGGATCCTGTTCGGACCCTGCCTCGATTCCAAACTCAAGTGGATCGCCGTCACATGCTCTACCGTGGAcagcaggtggccctggggcTGATGGAGAGTGAGCAG CAGGAGCAGGGGCAGCAGCTGCGGCAGAAGCAGCGGGACCTGGAGCAGGAAGGCTTGGAGGCTGCACAGGGGCTTCTGGCTGGTGAGCAGACCCCAGCCCACCAGGAGCTGGGTGGCCTCTTCCAGGCCTTCGTGGAGAGGGAGAGCCAGGCCTACACAGAGCTGAGCACTTAG
- the Scrn2 gene encoding secernin-2 isoform X3: MSSSIHDTPCSCDCLVSMPPASAIQAVIFAKNSDRPRDEVQEVVFVPAGTHPPGSRLQCTYIEVEQVSKTHAVILSRPSWLWGAEMGANEHGVCIGNEAVWTKEPVGEGEALLGMDLLRLALERGSTAQEALHVITGLLECYGQGGSCREDPMPFCYHNTFLLADRTEAWVLETAGRLWAAQRIQAGARNISNQLSIGTDISAEHPELRSHAQAQGWWSGQGAFDFAQVFSLTQQPVRMEAAKARFRAGRELLQKWQGNITAEVMMGILRNKESGICMDSGGFRTTASMVSILPRDPTRPCVHFLTATPDPSSRSRGSSCGRSSGTWSRKAWRLHRGFWLVSRPQPTRSWVASSRPSWRGRARPTQS, translated from the exons ATGTCGTCCTCAATCCATGACACCCCTTGTTCCTGCGACTGCTTGGTCTCCATGCCTCCGGCCTCTGCCATTCAGGCTGTGATCTTTGCAAAGAACTCAGACAGACCCCGGGACGAGGTGCAGGAGGTGGTGTTTGTACCAGCAGGCACTCACCCCCCTGGGAGCCGGCTCCAG TGCACCTACATTGAGGTGGAACAGGTGTCGAAGACACATGCTGTGATTCTGAGTCGTCCTTCTTGGCTGTGGGGAGCTGAGATGGGTGCCAATGAGCATGGTGTCTGCATTGGCAACGAAGCTGTGTGGACCAAGGAGCCAGTTGGGGAGGGGGAAGCCCTGCTGGGCATGGACCTGCTCAG GCTGGCTTTAGAACGGGGCAGCACTGCCCAGGAGGCCCTGCATGTGATCACAGGCTTGCTGGAGTGCTATGGGCAGGGGGGCAGCTGCCGGGAGGACCCCATGCCATTCTGCTACCACAACACTTTTCTACTGGCTGACCGGACTGAGGCATGGGTGCTGGAGACAGCTGGGAGACTGTGGGCTGCACAGAGGATCCAGG CGGGTGCTCGAAACATCTCCAACCAGCTGAGCATTGGCACGGACATCTCAGCTGAACATCCAGAACTTCGGAGCCatgcccaggcccagggctggtggAGTGGGCAGGGCGCCTTTGACTTTGCTCAGGTCTTCTCTCTGACCCAGCAGCCTGTGCGCATGGAGGCTGCCAAGGCCCGCTTCCGGGCTGGGCGGGAACTGCTACAGAAATGGCAAG GGAACATCACAGCAGAGGTGATGATGGGCATTCTCAGAAACAAAGAGAGTGGCATTTGTATGGACTCTGGAGGCTTCCGAACCACAGCCAGCATGGTGTCCATCCTGCCTCGGGATCCCACGCGGCCCTGTGTCCACTTCCTCACAGCCACACCAGACCCGTCCAG CAGGAGCAGGGGCAGCAGCTGCGGCAGAAGCAGCGGGACCTGGAGCAGGAAGGCTTGGAGGCTGCACAGGGGCTTCTGGCTGGTGAGCAGACCCCAGCCCACCAGGAGCTGGGTGGCCTCTTCCAGGCCTTCGTGGAGAGGGAGAGCCAGGCCTACACAGAGCTGA
- the Scrn2 gene encoding secernin-2 isoform X2, whose amino-acid sequence MSSSIHDTPCSCDCLVSMPPASAIQAVIFAKNSDRPRDEVQEVVFVPAGTHPPGSRLQCTYIEVEQVSKTHAVILSRPSWLWGAEMGANEHGVCIGNEAVWTKEPVGEGEALLGMDLLRLALERGSTAQEALHVITGLLECYGQGGSCREDPMPFCYHNTFLLADRTEAWVLETAGRLWAAQRIQAGARNISNQLSIGTDISAEHPELRSHAQAQGWWSGQGAFDFAQVFSLTQQPVRMEAAKARFRAGRELLQKWQGNITAEVMMGILRNKESGICMDSGGFRTTASMVSILPRDPTRPCVHFLTATPDPSSLAVHVPLGQCSNLSSLGWGRLRPPRCCPPLLEHRILFGPCLDSKLKWIAVTCSTVDSRWPWG is encoded by the exons ATGTCGTCCTCAATCCATGACACCCCTTGTTCCTGCGACTGCTTGGTCTCCATGCCTCCGGCCTCTGCCATTCAGGCTGTGATCTTTGCAAAGAACTCAGACAGACCCCGGGACGAGGTGCAGGAGGTGGTGTTTGTACCAGCAGGCACTCACCCCCCTGGGAGCCGGCTCCAG TGCACCTACATTGAGGTGGAACAGGTGTCGAAGACACATGCTGTGATTCTGAGTCGTCCTTCTTGGCTGTGGGGAGCTGAGATGGGTGCCAATGAGCATGGTGTCTGCATTGGCAACGAAGCTGTGTGGACCAAGGAGCCAGTTGGGGAGGGGGAAGCCCTGCTGGGCATGGACCTGCTCAG GCTGGCTTTAGAACGGGGCAGCACTGCCCAGGAGGCCCTGCATGTGATCACAGGCTTGCTGGAGTGCTATGGGCAGGGGGGCAGCTGCCGGGAGGACCCCATGCCATTCTGCTACCACAACACTTTTCTACTGGCTGACCGGACTGAGGCATGGGTGCTGGAGACAGCTGGGAGACTGTGGGCTGCACAGAGGATCCAGG CGGGTGCTCGAAACATCTCCAACCAGCTGAGCATTGGCACGGACATCTCAGCTGAACATCCAGAACTTCGGAGCCatgcccaggcccagggctggtggAGTGGGCAGGGCGCCTTTGACTTTGCTCAGGTCTTCTCTCTGACCCAGCAGCCTGTGCGCATGGAGGCTGCCAAGGCCCGCTTCCGGGCTGGGCGGGAACTGCTACAGAAATGGCAAG GGAACATCACAGCAGAGGTGATGATGGGCATTCTCAGAAACAAAGAGAGTGGCATTTGTATGGACTCTGGAGGCTTCCGAACCACAGCCAGCATGGTGTCCATCCTGCCTCGGGATCCCACGCGGCCCTGTGTCCACTTCCTCACAGCCACACCAGACCCGTCCAG TCTTGCTGTCCATGTTCCATTAGGTCAGTGTTCAAACCTTTCATCTTTGGGGTGGGGGCGACTCAGGCCCCCCAGGTGCTGTCCCCCACTTTTGGAGCACAGGATCCTGTTCGGACCCTGCCTCGATTCCAAACTCAAGTGGATCGCCGTCACATGCTCTACCGTGGAcagcaggtggccctggggcTGA
- the Sp6 gene encoding transcription factor Sp6 yields MLTAVCGSLGSQHTDAPHASPPRLDLQPLQTYQGHTSPEAGDYPSPLQPGELQSLPLGPEVDFSQGYELPGASSRVTCEDLESDSPLAPGPFSKLLQPDMSHHYESWFRPTHPGTEDGSWWDLHPGTSWMDLPHTQGALASPGHPGALQAGLGGYVGDHQLCAPPPHPHPHHLLPAAGAQHLLGPPDGAKALEAAAPESQGLDSSLDAAARPKGSRRSVPRSSGQTVCRCPNCLEAERLGAPCGPDGSKKKHLHNCHIPGCGKAYAKTSHLKAHLRWHSGDRPFVCNWLFCGKRFTRSDELQRHLQTHTGTKKFPCAVCSRVFMRSDHLAKHMKTHEGAKEEAAGAAPGEAKAGGAVEPPGGKGKRESEGSSAPSN; encoded by the coding sequence ATGCTAACCGCTGTCTGTGGCTCTCTGGGCAGCCAGCACACCGACGCGCCTCACGCCTCTCCGCCGCGCCTCGACCTGCAGCCTCTCCAAACATACCAGGGCCACACGAGCCCCGAGGCTGGGGACTACCCTTCCCCACTGCAGCCTGGAGAGCTGCAGAGCCTCCCGCTGGGCCCGGAGGTCGACTTCTCTCAGGGATATGAGCTGCCGGGGGCCTCCTCGCGGGTAACCTGCGAGGATCTGGAAAGCGACAGTCCCTTGGCCCCGGGACCCTTTTCCAAGCTCTTGCAGCCGGACATGTCACACCATTACGAATCGTGGTTCCGGCCGacgcacccaggcacagaggatgGTTCCTGGTGGGACCTTCATCCGGGCACCAGCTGGATGGACCTCCCCCACACTCAGGGCGCATTGGCCTCACCTGGCCACCCGGGGGCGCTTCAGGCTGGCTTGGGGGGCTATGTCGGAGACCACCAGCTTTGTGCGCCGCCGCCCCATCCGCACCCTCACCATCTCCTCCCAGCTGCTGGAGCGCAGCACCTTCTGGGGCCACCCGACGGGGCTAAGGCCTTGGAAGCGGCTGCGCCAGAGTCCCAAGGGCTAGATTCCAGTCTGGATGCGGCTGCCCGGCCCAAAGGCTCCCGGCGGTCGGTGCCCCGCAGCTCAGGTCAGACGGTGTGTCGCTGTCCCAACTGTCTGGAGGCCGAGCGATTGGGGGCTCCATGCGGTCCGGATGGGAGCAAGAAGAAGCATTTGCACAATTGCCATATTCCAGGCTGCGGAAAGGCCTATGCCAAGACGTCGCACCTGAAGGCGCATCTGCGCTGGCACAGCGGCGACCGTCCCTTCGTGTGCAATTGGCTCTTTTGTGGCAAGCGCTTCACGCGCTCGGATGAGCTTCAGCGCCATCTCCAGACCCACACTGGAACCAAGAAGTTCCCCTGTGCGGTCTGCAGCAGAGTCTTCATGCGCAGCGACCACCTGGCCAAGCACATGAAAACTCACGAGGGCGCCAAAGAGGAGGCTGCGGGAGCGGCCCCGGGAGAGGCCAAGGCCGGAGGTGCAGTGGAGCCCCCAGGGGGCAAAGGCAAACGAGAGTCTGAGGGCAGCTCGGCCCCCTCCAACTGA